A section of the Oryza sativa Japonica Group chromosome 1, ASM3414082v1 genome encodes:
- the LOC4327955 gene encoding uncharacterized protein, which yields MELATHDLAALGAADLVRVSASIPRAAPRTFALLTAGLVFPLSAAVLVHSLFTHPIILRLQGANGDYSSSDSAQWLKLFAYQFLYLILLFTLSLLSTAAAVFTVASLYAAKPASIASSLAALPPILPRLLRTFLWVSLLMLAYHLVFALTVLLLLLLFAPSSSPPSLPFVLILVVVVFVFLAIHVYISALWHLASVISVLEPLCGLAAMTKSKQLLQGRTRTAGVLVVSYFAACGVTAVLFRAAVVKGRGEEGSLGLSLPGRVLAGAVLVSVLVCVNLLGLLVQSVFYYACKAFHNQQIDRSALYEHLGGYLGEYVPLKSNIQMENLDA from the coding sequence ATGGAGCTTGCGACGCACGACCTCGCGGCGCTGGGCGCGGCCGACCTCGTCCGCGTCTCCGCCTCGAtcccgcgcgcggcgccgcgcACCTTCGCGCTGCTCACCGCGGGCCTCGTCTTCCCGCTCTCCGCCGCGGTGCTCGTCCACTCCCTCTTCACCCACCCCATCATCCTCCGCCTCCAGGGCGCCAACGGCGACTACTCCTCCTCCGACTCCGCCCAGTGGCTCAAGCTCTTCGCGTACCAGTTCCTCTACCTCATCCTCCTCTtcaccctctccctcctctccaccgccgccgccgtcttcaccGTCGCCTCGCTCTACGCCGCCAAGCCGGCATCCATCGCCTCCTCgctcgccgcgctgccgcccaTCCTCCCGCGCCTCCTCCGCACCTTCCTCTGGGTCTCGCTCCTCATGCTCGCCTACCACCTCGTCTTCGCCCtcaccgtcctcctcctcctcctgctcttcGCCCCATCTTCCTCCCCGCCCTCCCTCCCCTTCGTCCTCATCCTTGTCGTCGTCGTGTTCGTCTTCCTCGCGATCCATGTCTACATCTCCGCATTGTGGCACCTCGCCAGCGTCATCTCCGTGCTCGAGCCGCTCTGCGGTCTCGCCGCCATGACAAAAAGCAAGCAACTGCTTCAAGGGCGCACCCGCACGGCCGGCGTGCTCGTCGTCTCCTACTTCGCCGCCTGCGGCGTTACCGCTGTGCTGTTCCGCGCGGCCGTAGTCAAgggccgcggcgaggaggggagcCTTGGCCTGAGCTTGCCCGGTCGGGTGCTTGCTGGTGCTGTGCTGGTGTCTGTTCTTGTCTGCGTCAATTTGCTGGGGCTACTCGTGCAGAGCGTGTTTTACTACGCTTGCAAGGCCTTCCACAACCAGCAGATTGATCGAAGCGCATTGTATGAGCATCTCGGAGGGTACCTTGGTGAATACGTGCCTCTCAAGAGCAATATTCAGATGGAGAACCTTGATGCATAA
- the LOC9268592 gene encoding LOW QUALITY PROTEIN: phosphoglycerate kinase, cytosolic (The sequence of the model RefSeq protein was modified relative to this genomic sequence to represent the inferred CDS: substituted 2 bases at 2 genomic stop codons), which yields MASVAATTFPSMARPAARGIVAGAAASTVPLPRAGVASPCPTARSLGFAARGTDPRLAIHVSSRRRAASASAGSRLARAVATMAKKSVGDLAAADLEGKRVLLRADLNVPLDASQNITDDTRVIAAIPTIKHLIGNGAKVILCSHLGRPKGITPKFSLAPLVPRLSELLGIQVQKADDVIGPEVEKSVSVLPNGSVLLLENVRFYKEEEKNDPEFAKKLASLADLYVNDAFXTAHRAHASTEGVTNYLKPSVAGFLLQKELDYLVGAVSNPKRPFAAIVGGSKVSSKIGVIESLLEKCDILLLGGGMIFTFYKAQGFPVGASLVEDDKLELATSLLAKAKEKGVSLMLPTDVIVADKFAPEANCQVVSASAIPDGWMGLDIGPDSVAAFSSALETTXTVIWNGPMGVFEFEKFAVGTEAIAKKLAELSGKGVTTIIGGKDSVAAVEKVGVANVMSHISTGGGASLELLEGKELPGVVALDEA from the exons ATGGCGTCGGTGGCCGCTACCACTTTCCCCTCCATGGCCCGCCCCGCGGCCCGCGGGAtcgtggccggcgccgccgcctccaccgtgcCGCTTCCCCGCGCTGGCGTTGCCTCCCCGTGCCCGACGGCGCGCTCGCTGGGCTTCGCGGCCCGCGGGACCGACCCGCGGCTGGCGATCCACGTCTCGTCGCGGCGTCGAGcggcctcggcgtcggcggggaGCCGCCTGGCGCGCGCCGTGGCGACGATGGCGAAGAAGAGCGTGGGCGACCTGGCAGCCGCGGACCTCGAGGGGAAGCGCGTGCTCTTGCGCGCCGACCTCAATGTGCCCCTCGACGCCAGCCAGAACATCACCGACGACACCCGAGTCATAGCCGCCATCCCCACCATCAAACACCTCATTGGCAACGGGGCCAAGGTCATCCTTTGCAGCCACTTG GGCCGTCCTAAGGGTATCACTCCCAAATTTAGCTTAGCTCCTCTTGTACCAAGGTTATCTGAACTTCTTGGCATACAG GTTCAAAAGGCAGATGATGTTATTGGTCCAGAAGTTGAGAAATCGGTCTCTGTGCTGCCAAACGGCAGTGTTTTACTGCTTGAAAATGTCAGATTttacaaggaggaggagaagaatgACCCAGAGTTTGCGAAGAAGCTTGCCTCCCTCGCTGATCTTTATGTAAACGATGCATTTTGAACTGCTCATAGAGCGCATGCATCAACTGAGGGAGTCACCAACTACTTGAAGCCGTCTGTTGCAGGGTTCCTTTTGCAGAAG GAGCTTGATTACCTTGTTGGAGCTGTTTCAAACCCCAAGCGGCCATTTGCGGCTATTGTAGGTGGTTCCAAAGTGTCATCTAAGATTGGAGTTATTGAATCACTCTTGGAGAAGTGTGACATCCTTCTATTGGGTGGCGGTATGATATTCACATTTTACAAAGCACAAGGATTTCCAGTAGGAGCTTCCTTGGTGGAAGATGACAAACTCGAGCTAGCAACATCTCTCCTTGCAAAGGCAAAAGAAAAGGGTGTATCTCTTATGTTGCCAACAGATGTAATTGTTGCTGATAAGTTTGCTCCTGAGGCTAACTGTCAG GTTGTTTCTGCTTCTGCAATTcctgatggatggatgggactGGATATTGGCCCAGATTCAGTTGCTGCATTCAGTTCTGCCTTGGAAACTACTTAGACAGTCATTTGGAATGGGCCCATGGGAGTTTTCGAATTTGAAAAATTCGCAGTAGGAACTGAG GCAATTGCAAAGAAGCTGGCTGAGCTTAGTGGCAAGGGTGTAACAACAATAATTGGAGGTAAAGACTCTGTTGCAGCTGTTGAGAAGGTAGGAGTTGCCAATGTTATGAGCCATATTTCAACCGGAGGTGGTGCAAGTTTGGAATTGCTGGAAGGAAAGGAACTTCCAGGAGTAGTAGCATTGGACGAAGCTTAG
- the LOC4327956 gene encoding pentatricopeptide repeat-containing protein At1g33350 encodes MSHLQHLAAGELVTALRGASCPSSALRLYSLIRIHARPSDPALFAWRPAVLALKPLSAAASLPLLSHFHAHLIRSNLLAYPHVASSLLRGYSLLSPEHAHHLFDQIPPSTCNLVVVNVMLGSLCRSSDLASARAFFDGIPDKDVVSWSTMLACYFSHSRVAEGLAFFRTMTFTTQLAADYVMLVTVLTGCASAGLLPVSCRAIHGYIVRRGITFTMHLGTALIDCYAKAGRLDYASRVFCRVPLRNVMHWTAMICGSAAHLGSEKAIQLFEEMCRSGVQPNEMTFTAVLSACGQAGLVDQGRRFFKLMVDTYGFEPTIHHYGCIVDLYAKAGKLEDAYEVIKTMRMEPNIIIWTSLLAACKKFKNFYIAVEGIEKVLSMEISEENGGLYALISDLYAMGGQWEDVLRVRSLMEERNVWKIRGSSSIKVGEPQDFTFPAVS; translated from the coding sequence ATGTCCCATCTccagcacctcgccgccggcgaactcGTCACCGCACTCCGCGGAGCCTCCTGCCCTTCATCAGCCCTCCGTCTCTACTCCCTCATCCGCATCCACGCCCGCCCCTCCGATCCCGCCCTTTTCGCCTGGCGCCCCGCCGTCCTCGCGCTCAAGCCCCTCTCGgcagccgcctccctccctctcctctcccacttcCACGCCCACCTCATCAGGTCCAACCTCCTCGCCTACCCTCacgtcgcctcctccctcctacGCGGTTACTCACTCCTCTCACCCGAACACGCCCACCACCTGTTCGATCAAATACCACCCTCCACCTGCAACCTGGTCGTCGTCAACGTCATGCTCGGGTCCCTCTGCCGATCCTCCGATCTAGCTTCCGCGCGAGCCTTCTTTGATGGCATCCCTGACAAGGACGTGGTTTCTTGGTCAACCATGCTTGCCTGTTATTTCTCCCACAGTCGCGTAGCCGAAGGCCTTGCTTTCTTCCGCACAATGACATTTACCACTCAGCTTGCTGCAGATTATGTGATGCTCGTCACCGTTCTCACGGGTTGTGCATCAGCTGGCTTGCTGCCAGTGTCCTGCAGGGCCATTCATGGATATATTGTCCGGCGCGGAATCACCTTCACCATGCACCTTGGCACGGCTTTGATTGATTGCTATGCCAAGGCTGGCCGCCTTGATTATGCATCCCGTGTGTTTTGCCGAGTCCCTTTGAGGAATGTGATGCACTGGACCGCAATGATTTGTGGGTCGGCAGCGCATCTTGGCAGCGAAAAGGCCATCCAGCTGTTTGAGGAGATGTGTCGGAGTGGAGTGCAACCAAATGAGATGACATTCACAGCTGTTCTCAGTGCATGCGGGCAAGCTGGACTGGTGGATCAAGGGAGGAGGTTCTTTAAACTTATGGTTGACACATATGGCTTTGAGCCGACTATACATCACTATGGCTGCATTGTTGATCTCTATGCAAAGGCTGGGAAACTGGAGGATGCTTATGAGGTTATCAAGACCATGAGAATGGAGCCAAATATCATCATTTGGACTTCATTGTTAGCAGCATGCAAGAAGTTCAAAAATTTTTACATTGCAGTGGAGGGAATAGAGAAAGTCTTGTCAATGGAGATATCAGAAGAAAATGGTGGATTATATGCACTGATTTCTGACCTTTATGCTATGGGTGGACAGTGGGAAGATGTGCTAAGGGTTAGGAGTTTGATGGAGGAACGTAATGTGTGGAAGATCAGAGGGTCAAGCTCCATCAAGGTGGGCGAACCCCAGGACTTTACTTTTCCTGCAGTCAGTTGA